One Hermetia illucens chromosome 4, iHerIll2.2.curated.20191125, whole genome shotgun sequence DNA segment encodes these proteins:
- the LOC119653750 gene encoding catenin delta-2: protein MYYLGNLDRGGNQTENQSVNSGAYHHNHTNGHQEQSPNSSQLSVHSDEALVARTHKQQTTQQVTTVTKVVHEVKHYRPDGQLVDYVAMPLDVQHGVPDGQPVDYVMPMGIHSRSQYINYNHLDHPHQTPHQMYVPDASQYHAHYQDYEHYPTTTHYANSGAPHSGVHGAPYLSEYGTNERAGTPQSPGEHSASPSPMPLTSVAGQQHTLMPSVAYLQASQYDEMGDYRITPSPGVPVDHRYGEDPSTMVYGYVSAPTYGVAPSGGAAAMNPNATYATRPIIYDDNLNGSSFETGVAGGIPTAIHPASRMFEDDSELQKHMSQLSMHGLGPEAEQRSATRWRDPNLSEVISFLNNPNNVIKANAAAYLQHLCYMDDPNKQRTRTLGGIPPLVRLLSHEAAEVHRNACGALRNLSYGRQNDENKRAIKNANGIVALINLLRRTNESDVKELVTGVIWNMSSCEDLKRPIIDDGLNVIVSTIIKPHSGWDPVSPGETCWSTVFRNASGVLRNVSSAGEYARTKLRECEGLVDSLLHVVRSAIEKSNIGNKIVENCVCILRNLSYRCQEVEDPNYDKHPLPSQTRASSAASSPKGENLGCFGASKKKKDSSQNDQKDNLSGGGSASGTVSRSAAQRNEPAKGYELLWQPEVVQLYLALLQSCSNPETLEAAAGAIQNLAACYWQPSIEIRAAVRKEKGLPILVELLRMEVDRVVCAVATALRNLAIDQRNKELIGKYAMRDLVLKLPSGNPQHDQTTSDDTIVAVLATINEVIKKNAEFARSLLDGHHREGGGGVERLMNITRQRQKYTPCVLKFASQVLFTMWQHQELRDVYKKHGWKEQDFVTKTVAARNAAPNSPNNANSTLNRPMASQGRTRYEDRTIKRNAGGASSATADGSIPRNNGGMSIAHSGSGSIYQRGDEIPLGGEHTYQESGQPTPPTAGSRIYGSMVTGNGPNHST, encoded by the exons GGGTGGAAACCAAACAGAGAATCAGTCTGTAAATTCCGGTGCTTATCATCACAATCATACAAACGGACATCAAGAGCAATCCCCAAATTCTTCACAGCTGTCAGTGCACAGCGATGAAGCACTAGTTGCAAGGACTCATAAGCAACAGACAACACAGCAGGTTACAACGGTTACAAAagttgtgcatgaagtaaaacACTATCGCCCCGACGGTCAGTTGGTAGATTATGTAGCGATGCCTTTAGACGTGCAGCATGGTGTACCAGATGGTCAACCCGTTGACTACGTAATGCCAATGGGTATTCATTCCAG GTCACAATATATTAACTACAACCATTTGGATCACCCGCATCAAACCCCACATCAAATGTATGTTCCTGATGCTTCTCAATATCACGCGCATTATCAGGACTATGAACACTACCCGACCACCACACACTATGCCAACTCCGGGGCCCCTCATAGCGGTGTTCACGGAGCTCCTTATCTTTCTGAGTATGGGACAAACGAGAGAGCAGGTACTCCTCAGAGTCCAGGAGAGCATAGTGCGTCGCCATCGCCAATGCCTTTAACTTCAGTCGCAGGTCAACAGCACACGTTAATGCCCTCAGTCGCTTATTTACAG GCTTCCCAATATGATGAAATGGGTGACTATCGCATAACTCCATCGCCAGGAGTTCCAGTTGATCATAGGTATGGTGAGGATCCATCAACTATGGTCTACGGATATGTTTCAGCTCCAACGTATGGCGTTGCCCCCAGCGGCGGAGCAGCTGCTATGAATCCTAATGCCACCTATGCCACACGTCCCATTATTTACGACGACAATTTGAATGGATCATCATTTGAAACTGGTGTCGCAGGAGGGATACCGACCGCTATTCATCCCGCGTCCAGAATGTTTGAAGATGACAGTGAATTACAGAAACATATGTCGCAGCTTTCCATGCATGGTCTTGGACCAGAAGCAGAACAGCGATCGGCTACACGGTGGCGAGATCCTAATCTTTCAGAAGTTATAAGTTTCTTGAATAATCCGAACAACGTGATCAAAGCAAATGCAGCTGCTTACCTACAACATTTGTGTTACATGGACGATCCGAACAAACAACGAACCCGAACACTAGGAGGAATTCCCCCATTAGTCCGATTACTTTCACATGAAGCTGCTGAAGTTCATAG gaATGCTTGTGGCGCACTGAGAAATCTATCCTATGGGCGACAAAACGACGAGAACAAACGAGCAATTAAGAACGCGAACGGTATCGTAGCTTTAATAAATCTTCTGCGCCGTACAAATGAATCCGACGTGAAAGAGCTAGTAACTGGTGTCATTTGGAATATGTCGTCGTGCGAGGATCTGAAACGTCCTATTATTGACGATGGCCTTAATGTGATTGTATCGACTATTATTAAACCACATTCTGGCTGGGATCCTGTTAGTCCCGGTGAAACATGCTGGTCAACTGTTTTCAGAAATGCATCAGGAGTTTTGAGAAATGTTAGCTCAGCCGGTGAATATGCCAGAACAAAACTAAGGGAATGCGAGGGACTAGTCGATTCACTGTTACATGTAGTTCGATCTGCAATTGAAAAAAGTAATATAGGCAATAAAATCGTGGAGAATTGTGTATGCATTTTGCGAAATTTATCATATCGATGCCAAGAAGTTGAAGACCCCAATTACGATAAACATCCCCTTCCGTCACAGACTAGAGCATCGTCGGCTGCTTCGTCACCGAAAG GTGAAAATCTTGGCTGCTTTGGAGCGAGTAAGAAAAAGAAGGATAGCTCTCAAAACGACCAAAAAGATAACCTATCTGGTGGAGGTAGTGCAAGTGGAACAGTTTCACGAAGTGCGGCGCAAAGAAATGAACCTGCTAAGGGCTATGAACTTTTGTGGCAACCTGAAGTAGTCCAGTTATATTTAGCTCTCTTACAAAGCTGTTCGAATCCAGAAACGTTGGAAGCGGCGGCGGGTGCAATTCAAAATTTAGCAGCTTGTTACTGGCAACCAAGTATTGAAATTCGCGCTGCCGTTCGAAAAGAGAAAGGTCTCCCGATACTCGTGGAGCTCTTACGAATGGAAGTAGATCGGGTTGTATGCGCTGTAGCCACTGCTCTCCGTAATCTTGCTATCGATCAGAGAAACAAGgaattaattggaaaatatgCAATGCGTGATTTAGTTCTTAAATTGCCATCGGGTAATCCACAGCATGATCAAACCACTTCTGATGACACCATAGTGGCAGTTTTAGCAACAATAAATGAAGTGATCAAAAAGAATGCCGAGTTTGCTCGATCTCTTCTGGACGGCCATCATCGAGAAGGTGGAGGCGGTGTCGAGAGACTCATGAATATCACACGCCAAAGACAAAAATACACTCCTTGCGTCCTCAAATTTGCCAGCCAAGTATTATTCACGATGTGGCAACATCAAGAACTACGAGATGTATACAAGAAACATGGTTGGAAAGAACAAGATTTTGTGACGAAAACCGTTGCGGCCAGAAATGCTGCTCCAAACTCCCCAAATAATGCAAATAGTACGCTTAACCGGCCTATGGCTTCACAGGGTCGGACACGATACGAGGATCGAACAATTAAAAGGAATGCTGGTGGAGCAAGTAGTGCTACGGCTGATGGAAGTATACCAAGAAATAATGGCGGAATGTCTATAGCTCATAGTGGTTCAGGATCTATTTATCAAAGG GGAGATGAAATACCTCTTGGAGGAGAACATACCTATCAAGAAAGTGGTCAACCGACACCGCCCACGGCAGGATCCCGCATCTACGGATCCATGGTGACTGGAAATGGTCCTAATCATTCCACCTAA
- the LOC119655617 gene encoding peptide chain release factor 1-like, mitochondrial codes for MSVFYRQISRLLTERRFRYCFHPRIHSFRALSQTVAEQSFSADDENVQKYLEGLRREFYNLKTMGAGLQPSDLRRIRQLSEVVSAFEQRMCVLQNMSSLKDMENEKDADMKELIKEEKEVYQNLLTNLNKGIMKQLLGLDNSESYSSLFFEITAGVGGQEAMLFAGDLLEMYTNYFDYKGWNYEVIHADSSEIGGLRHATVLIEDENAYQTLVHEGGVHRVQRVPATEKSGRIHTSTVTVAIIPRPDDVDAVINEKDLRIETKRASGAGGQHVNTTDSAVRIVHIPTGTVVECQTDRSQVKNREIALKKLQTKLIEQKLQAQEDSKIATRKAQVGSSNRNEKIRTYNFIQDRITDHRIKGGTLHNLKGFLEGGEPLDTLINQLVIANRKANLLQMINSTSGGAS; via the exons ATGTCGGTATTTTATCGTCAAATATCTCGACTTTTAACTGAAAGACGTTTCCGATATTGTTTTCATCCTCGAATTCATTCTTTCCGGGCTTTATCACAGACTGTCGCTGAGCAGTCTTTTTCAGCGGACGATGAAAACGTCCAAAAGTACTTGGAAGGTCTGCGCCGAGAGTTCTACAACCTGAAAACTATGGGAGCCGGCTTGCAGCCAAGCGACCTTCGCAGGATCCGTCAGCTCTCAGAGGTTGTCTCGGCGTTTGAGCAACGGATGTGTGTCCTGCAAAACATGAGCTCGTTGAAAGACATGGAAAATGAAAAGGATGCTGATATGAAGGAGTTGATTAAGGAAGAAAAAGAG gtgtatcaaaacctacTCACTAACTTGAACAAGGGAATAATGAAGCAGTTGCTGGGCTTGGACAACAGTGAATCCTACTCGTCGCTTTTCTTCGAGATAACGGCCGGTGTCGGCGGCCAGGAAGCGATGCTGTTCGCCGGTGACCTTCTGGAGATGTACACGAACTACTTCGACTACAAAGGATGGAATTATGAAGTGATTCACGCGGACAGCTCAGAAATTGGAG GATTGCGGCATGCAACTGTTTTGATTGAAGATGAAAATGCGTACCAAACTCTAGTGCACGAGGGCGGTGTGCATCGCGTGCAGCGGGTCCCAGCCACTGAGAAGTCTGGGCGAATTCACACCAGCACAGTAACAGTCGCAATAATCCCGCGACCAGACGACGTCGACGCAGTAATAAATGAAAAGGATTTGAGGATCGAAACGAAAAGAGCCAGTGGAGCTGGTGGCCAACATGTGAACACGACCGATAGCGCAGTCCGAATTGTTCACATTCCAACGGGGACAGTCGTGGAATGCCAAACAGACCGCTCCCAAGTGAAAAATAGAGAAATTGCGTTAAAGAAACTCCAAACGAAGCTCATAGAGCAGAAATTGCAGGCTCAG GAGGATTCGAAAATTGCTACGCGTAAGGCCCAAGTCGGGTCCAGCAACAgaaatgagaaaattcgcaCCTACAATTTCATACAAGACCGGATTACGGACCACCGGATAAAAGGCGGTACCTTGCATAACTTGAAAGGCTTTTTGGAGGGAGGAGAGCCTCTGGATACCCTCATAAACCAGCTCGTGATCGCGAACCGGAAGGCCAACCTACTTCAAATGATAAACAGCACGTCAGGCGGCGCTTCATAA
- the LOC119655618 gene encoding exosome complex component RRP41, whose translation MANQDLLSDQGLRLDGRRAHELRRIRCKLGVFSQPDGSAYLEQGNTKVLAAVYGPHQAPGKKSNHSEVIVNCQYSMAVFSTGERKNRPRGDRKSQEMTIHLQQTLRAAIKTELYPRSQIDVFIEVLQADGGNYCASVNAATLALIDAGICLKEYVCACTASLANGNVPLMDVSHLEEVSGGATLSVASLPSSNKIAFMEMSQRFHLDHLPKVLDHALQGCQQIMSILDKAVREHLALVGSASDWGNIAK comes from the exons ATGGCTAACCAGGATTTATTGTCAGACCAAGGCTTGCGTCTAGACGGTCGAAGAGCACACGAGCTTCGCCGAATTCGTTGTAAACTAGGAGTTTTCAGTCAGCCAGATGGCAGCGCCTACTTGGAACAAGGCAACACCAAGGTCCTGGCCGCAGTATACGGTCCTCACCAG GCACCAGGAAAGAAAAGCAACCACAGTGAGGTAATCGTCAACTGCCAGTACAGCATGGCCGTCTTCTCCACGGGTGAACGAAAAAATCGTCCGAGAGGCGACCGCAAGTCGCAGGAAATGACCATACACTTGCAGCAGACATTGCGCGCAGCTATCAAGACTGAACTGTACCCAAGATCACAAATAGACGTGTTCATAGAAGTGTTGCAG GCAGATGGGGGTAACTACTGCGCCTCAGTTAACGCTGCTACTCTGGCTCTCATTGATGCGGGCATTTGTCTTAAGGAATATGTTTGTGCATGCACAGCATCATTAGCCAATGGGAACGTTCCACTTATGGACGTCTCGCACTTGGAGGAAGTTTCAG GTGGAGCCACACTTTCAGTCGCATCGCTGCccagttcaaataaaattgcTTTCATGGAAATGTCGCAGCGATTTCATCTGGACCACCTGCCCAAAGTGCTGGACCACGCACTGCAAGGTTGTCAGCAAATTATGAGCATCCTCGACAAGGCTGTACGCGAGCACCTTGCGCTGGTGGGGTCGGCGTCCGATTGGGGCAATATCGCAAAATAA